A segment of the Verrucomicrobiia bacterium genome:
AACGGCAGCTTTCCTGTGATCGAGGGCTACGCAGCGCTCGGCGGCCGCCCGGCCACAAATTCAGCCGGCATTCCGACGCATTACGGGGCTCTCGCGAAGAACCGCCCCTTGAATGCGTATGTGGGCAATAACCAGGAACTGTTCCGCTGCCCGTCAGATAAAGGTGATCCGCACCTGCCGAACTTCGATAGCGCCTGGAACGGCTGGGGTAACAGTTACCTGGTTCCCTTTCAGCGCGACTACTTCCGCGTGCAATATGTTGCGGGAAATGCCCGAACTTTCGTTGCCGTGTGGGCCGCCGCCGACGGGGTTCCTGACAACGTGTCATTGAAGACTTCGGAAGTGGCGAAGAAGCCGGTGAACAAGCTGATGTTGGGCGAATGGAACTGGCACGCGAACCGCGATGTGAACGTGCGGCCGGCCATCTGGCATAATTTCAAGGGTGTCCGCAAGGAAGGTGTTTTGTTCGGTGATTCGCATGTGGAGTTTTACCAGTTTCCGAACGACCTCCATACCCACGCCGATACTCCGCCCGATCCCAATTATCTATTCTGGTAACCTCTGCAGCGGCGCCATGGGAAGAGCGGCTTCACAGCGTGTGGCGGCCTTCTCCGCCACGGGTTCTGAACACACGGATGCAAAC
Coding sequences within it:
- a CDS encoding prepilin-type N-terminal cleavage/methylation domain-containing protein; amino-acid sequence: MTTDAGKSSPARHRSAFTLIELLVVIAIIAILAAMLLPALGRAKENAKRTYCMNNLRQIGIAFHLYADDSNGSFPVIEGYAALGGRPATNSAGIPTHYGALAKNRPLNAYVGNNQELFRCPSDKGDPHLPNFDSAWNGWGNSYLVPFQRDYFRVQYVAGNARTFVAVWAAADGVPDNVSLKTSEVAKKPVNKLMLGEWNWHANRDVNVRPAIWHNFKGVRKEGVLFGDSHVEFYQFPNDLHTHADTPPDPNYLFW